One genomic window of Anser cygnoides isolate HZ-2024a breed goose chromosome 11, Taihu_goose_T2T_genome, whole genome shotgun sequence includes the following:
- the CSPG4 gene encoding chondroitin sulfate proteoglycan 4 isoform X1 yields the protein MAKLRWGSEGRSDEAAAKAAGPISEQSAAPPSSCRGCAGRVGATAAPDPEVRGLQKGIFVREPGQESGEAERESSWEGTAATNTGGGSRGASFFGDSYVEMPLADASRTVRLRLQLYTSQGSGLLFLAAGQPDHLLLQLRAGTLQARLRLGSEEVTLQSPAELQLDNLAVHDVELLVEDGRMTLTIDGLFNSSVDIPGPVRELDIQYGLYAGGTSGLNLPYLAGASSPFRGCLHLVTFNGLDVLSPLSSDGSSKVFHEVQEGCSTQFSAEPEDPFGFLGPQSYVAFPTWDAREEGTIEFVVTTDVTHAPLIYHAGTEDDFFYLEVSNGRLRGFVNKGNGVVVLHNNVFISDKQQHYVKVYTGTHKLEILIDYYASSTSNRGINNYLDLRGNLFIGGLNEKALQGLRAHRLAFTSAGTMSNTSFVGCLEDLRINLQRKSLQDAVLTKNIVAGCGKSDHDYEDYEEAYEQDEAPTSPPPDAWPAVEGCRPDSSFPPALANISRLLHISPLVLSEGGTAYLEWKHVQPTVDLSLANIRPSQILFTLAGDPRHGQLELDVPGSRSRKKFTLLDVVNRKVRYAHDGSEAPMDQLVLEVTVAAQQGVPECLRQGQKYVLPIMVSPTNDAPQVIFPHGNQMTILTHTRRHLSTDTLQVLDDDTSCDDLEFQLHGSQRLDEGYVEYDFQPGVPIEEFSCRDLEAGNVVYVHQSGTDLQLTFQVSDGSVPSPVATLRILAIEPDIRLRNNTGLSISQGGAARISTANLSAETNAVKQRVPILYSLTEPLRYGEVQKQGSTGGEWKRVESFQQQDLEQGRIQYFSTDPEHRLEDVVEKLRFDVQVGQKVLPNNTFLISIKRATIKMKTMVPLQMKNKRHKNITSKELEAMLEDPNSAPVPFRYVIIQAPRKGNLELLGSRLTEGFAFTQEDLQRNHLSYSATVRNSQQAEDAFQFHVRAGEQHSPVYTYPISIGGDPDAPDLTNVLLMVPEGGQAVISKDHLFVQSLNSMDYLYEVIEGPAHGRLAWAASLGRASGEEITEFTNDDILHRRLLYQHDDSETLEDDIPFVATRQGEGSTEPEAEEVRGVFRVSIQPVNDHTPVRAVSKVFNVVRNGQHLLTTDDIAFTDKDSGFSDAQLVLARRDILFGSIVSVDDRSHQLYRFTQDDLRKKKILFVHSGADRGWIQLQVSDGLHQTTALLEVQASEPYIKIVNNTGLAIPQGSQGSIDASVLSLETNMDIRSDEEIRFLITTPPRWGAVLRGGQPVMAFSQRDLLAGEVSYRHNGSRNARDELQFTVEANEVAVEDTLAITIFLDTHPSPLHIVNNKEIHVFQGEAAEIKQEHLLVAHEEIPPQDIVYLVSSPPASGFLVMVQHGRDSDEPPSLDPVQSFTQEDINSGQVLYLHSKPEEERDHFVVDVTAGGADPLEGVAVSLSVLPATIPLDVGNLTVPGGGSAVLSTAVLNIPSDYFVARGVEFRVLESPRFGTLLNTKLPEEERLQSFTWSEVENQEVQYRQDAPRARADSFTLVANASDSGRQSQPRTIFVAIAPRRTAGPRLRINAGLQLRKGATATIGPQTLRAEDEDSPAAEVTFSIQPPVNGKVVLRPAPGVEVRRFTQAQIDSGLVLFVHQGPLDGGFAFDLWDGENLSPGHFFLVRAQGEELSLAKKQSLTLCPGALQPLTSENLQAVSSSPTSPTALYYSIEQAPRLGRLRTARGGEVRNFTQAQVDGGMIFYQHEMPQEPFWLAQDAIRFRVVTPTSISDSFILLVLISFEANCPQRSTQLWRNAGLRLARAERAEIGTSLLDASNLLSQVSVPERAAHDVVFLVTGLPLRGQLSVAGVVLGQPQPFFLQSDLAAGRLAYTHGGDAASEDRFQFQAWLRPRAQQSLRPPRHGVLISEAFNITVSGGSGKPPRVVKQRRALQVLHGSTVTLSREYLDVAELEGSPEDVVYTLLQRPLAGHLANAHNPQVAVERFTQADINAGHVVFVTTTSSSVPESLALSLSDGHHPATLTSLEVVVLPAASPVPLEVPQEVNRATLTPRHLPGEGDALYRITRDPRFGQVLVNQKPARGFSQAQLDHGEVTFTFTQLTSPQDSFQFLATSRGVNRSGEVNVTVRALVTARPGSVWPRGTTALLDTRILDASELANRTRSVPVFRIRRSPHSSRLVRVSGDPGQPPSPIETFSQRELEQGLVGLEVLDAGDTRQHPQSDSFLFEVAAAGVPPALAALEYITEPYNASKAYGVTLLVAPPAPSSPVPWPQGTARSGPNASEVGMVPPSAWPGPGATASPSPVEGGTFLSFIEANMFSIIIPICLILLLLALILPLLFYLHKRNKTGKHHVQGTPSSKAKNGAVPEQETFRRTDPNQGIPLTTVNSLEGKGAGPPPQGTGPGVPPDPELLQYCRTSNPALKNNQYWV from the exons CCTCTTTTTTCGGGGACAGCTACGTGGAGATGCCGCTGGCGGACGCCTCGCGCACGGTGCGGCTGCGGCTCCAGCTCTACACCAGCCAGGGCAGCGGGCTGCTCTTCCTGGCTGCCGGGCAGCCCGaccacctcctgctgcagctgcgaGCCGGCACCCTGCAG GCCAGGCTGCGGCTGGGCTCAGAGGAGGTGACGCTGCAGTCGCCAGCGGAGCTGCAGCTGGACAACCTGGCGGTGCACGACgtggagctgctggtggaggaCGGCAGGATGACGCTGACCATCGACGGCCTCTTCAACAGCTCCGTGGACATCCCGGGGCCCGTCCGGGAGCTGGACATTCAGTACGGCCTCTACGCTGGTGGCACCAGCGGCCTCAACCTGCCCTACCTCGCCGGGGCCAGCTCGCCCTTCAGAGGCTGCCTCCACTTGGTGACATTCAACGGCCTGGATGTCCTCTCCCCGCTGTCCTCCGATGGCAGCTCCAAGGTCTTCCACGAGGTGCAGGAAGGCTGCAGCACGCAGTTCTCTGCCGAGCCCGAGGACCCCTTTGGGTTCCTGGGGCCACAGTCATACGTGGCGTTCCCCACGTGGGACGCGAGGGAGGAAGGGACCATCGAGTTTGTGGTCACCACAGACGTCACCCACGCGCCCCTCATCTACCACGCGGGCACAGAGGATGACTTCTTCTACCTGGAGGTCTCCAACGGGCGCCTGAGGGGCTTTGTCAACAAGGGAAACGGCGTCGTCGTCCTGCACAACAACGTCTTCATCAGCGACAAGCAGCAGCACTATGTCAAGGTCTACACAGGCACCCACAAGCTCGAGATCCTGATCGACTACTACGCCTCCTCCACGTCCAACCGGGGCATCAACAACTACCTGGACCTTCGGGGAAACCTCTTCATCGGAGGGCTGAACGAAAAGGCCTTGCAAGGGCTGAGAGCGCACCGCCTTGCCTTCACCTCGGCGGGCACCATGAGCAACACTTCCTTTGTTGGCTGCTTGGAGGACCTGCGGATAAACCTGCAGAGGAAGAGCCTGCAGGATGCCGTGCTGACGAAGAACATCGTGGCTGGCTGTGGGAAGTCGGACCATGACTATGAGGACTACGAGGAGGCGTACGAGCAGGACGAGGCGCCCACCTCCCCTCCGCCGGATGCCTGGCCAGCAGTGGAAGGGTGCCGGCCAGACAGCAGCTTCCCACCCGCCTTGGCCAACATCAGCAGGCTGCTGCACATCAGCCCCCTCGTCCTCTCTGAAGGGGGCACGGCCTATCTGGAGTGGAAACACGTCCAGCCGACGGTCGACTTGAGCCTTGCGAACATCCGTCCATCCCAAATTCTCTTTACCCTCGCCGGGGACCCTCGGCACggccagctggagctggacgTCCCCGGGTCCAGGAGCAGGAAGAAGTTCACCTTGCTGGACGTCGTGAATCGGAAAGTCCGGTATGCCCATGATGGCTCCGAAGCGCCCATGGaccagctggtgctggaggtgaCGGTGGCCGCCCAGCAGGGCGTCCCCGAGTGCCTGCGGCAGGGGCAGAAGTACGTGCTGCCCATCATGGTCAGCCCCACCAATGACGCCCCGCAGGTGATCTTCCCCCACGGGAACCAGATGACCATCCTGACACACACGCGGAGGCACCTGAGCACGGACACCCTGCAGGTGCTGGACGACGACACCTCCTGCGACGACCTCGAGTTCCAGCTGCACGGCAGCCAGAGGCTGGACGAGGGCTACGTGGAGTACGACTTCCAGCCTGGCGTGCCCATCGAGGAGTTCTCCTGCAGGGACCTGGAAGCAGGCAACGTAGTCTACGTGCACCAGAGCGGGACAGACTTGCAGCTCACCTTCCAGGTGAGCGACGGCTCCGTCCCGAGCCCCGTTGCCACCCTGAGGATCCTGGCCATAGAGCCCGACATCCGCCTGCGCAACAACACCGGCCTCTCCATCTCCCAAGGGGGGGCTGCGCGCATTTCCACAGCCAACCTGTCCGCCGAGACGAACGCCGTGAAACAACGGGTGCCCATCCTGTACAGCCTCACGGAGCCCCTCAGGTATGGCGAGGTCCAGAAACAGGGGAGCACGGGAGGGGAGTGGAAAAGAGTCGAGTCCTTCCAGCAGCAAGACCTGGAGCAAGGGCGCATCCAGTATTTCAGCACAGATCCAGAGCACCGGCTGGAGGATGTCGTGGAGAAGCTACGATTCGACGTCCAGGTGGGCCAGAAGGTCTTGCCAAACAACACTTTTCTCATAAGCATTAAAAGAGCCACCATTAAGATGAAGACCATGGTCCCCCTCCAGATGAAGAACAAGCGGCACAAAAACATCACCAGCAAGGAGCTGGAGGCGATGCTGGAAGACCCAAACTCTGCCCCAGTCCCTTTCCGCTATGTGATCATCCAGGCCCCCAGGAAGGGAaacctggagctgctgggcagcaggcTGACCGAGGGCTTCGCATTCACCCAGGAGGACCTGCAAAGAAACCACCTGAGCTACAGCGCGACCGTCAGGAACTCCCAGCAAGCTGAGGACGCCTTCCAGTTCCATGTGCGCGCCGGTGAACAGCACTCTCCCGTGTACACCTACCCCATCAGCATCGGGGGGGACCCCGACGCGCCAGACCTGACCAACGTCCTGCTGATGGTGCCGGAGGGGGGCCAGGCTGTCATCTCCAAGGACCACCTGTTTGTACAGAGCCTGAACAGCATGGACTACCTCTACGAAGTGATTGAGGGGCCAGCCCACGGGAGGCTGGCATGGGCCGCGTCCCTTGGCAGGGCATCCGGCGAGGAGATCACGGAGTTCACCAACGATGACATCCTGCACCGCCGGCTGCTGTACCAGCACGATGACTCCGAGACGCTGGAGGACGACATCCCCTTCGTAGCCACCAGGCAGGGCGAGGGCAGCACCGAGCCCGAGGCGGAGGAGGTGAGAGGGGTTTTCAGGGTCTCCATCCAGCCTGTCAACGACCATACCCCCGTCCGGGCGGTGAGCAAGGTGTTCAACGTGGTGCGCAACGGGCAGCACCTGCTGACAACGGATGACATCGCCTTCACTGACAAGGACTCGGGCTTTTCCGACGCGCAGCTGGTGCTGGCCAGGAGGGACATCTTGTTTGGCAGCATCGTGTCCGTCGATGACAGAAGCCACCAGCTCTATCGGTTCACCCAGGATGAcctgaggaagaagaagatcCTCTTTGTCCACTCCGGGGCTGACCGGGGCTGGATCCAGCTGCAGGTCTCAGACGGCCTCCACCAGACCACGGCCCTCCTGGAAGTGCAGGCGTCAGAGCCCTACATCAAGATAGTCAACAACACCGGCCTTGCCATCCCCCAGGGGAGCCAGGGGAGCATCGACGCCTCCGTCCTCAGCCTGGAGACCAACATGGACATCAGGTCGGACGAGGAGATACGGTTCCTGATCACCACCCCACCGAGGTGGGGGGCCGTGCTTAGAGGGGGGCAGCCGGTTATGGCTTTCTCCCAGAGGGACCTGCTGGCAGGAGAGGTCTCCTACCGCCACAACGGGAGCAGGAACGCCCGGGATGAGCTCCAGTTCACCGTGGAAGCAAACGAGGTGGCGGTGGAGGACACGCTGGCCATCACCATCTTCCTGGACACCCACCCAAGCCCCCTGCACATTGTCAACAACAAGGAGATACACGTCTTCCAGGGGGAGGCGGCCGAGATCAAGCAGGAGCACTTACTG GTGGCCCACGAAGAGATCCCCCCCCAGGACATCGTCTACTTGGTGAGCAGCCCCCCGGCCTCCGGCTTCCTGGTGATGGTTCAGCACGGCCGGGACTCGGACGAGCCGCCCAGCCTCGACCCCGTGCAGTCCTTCACCCAGGAGGACATCAACAGCGGCCAAGTCCTCTACCTGCACTCCAAGCCAGAGGAGGAGCGGGACCACTTCGTCGTGGATGTCACAGCGGGGGGGGCAGACCCCCTGGAGGGGGTGGCAGTGAGCCTCAGCGTGCTCCCTGCCACCATCCCCCTGGACGTCGGCAACCTCACGGTGCCGGGAGGAGGCTCCGCCGTCCTCTCCACAGCCGTCCTCAACATCCCCAGCGACTACTTCGTGGCTCGTGGCGTGGAGTTCAGGGTGCTGGAGTCCCCCCGCTTCGGCACCCTCCTGAACACCAAGCTGCCCgaggaggagaggctgcagagctTCACCTGGAGCGAG gTGGAGAACCAGGAGGTCCAATACAGGCAGGACGCGCCCCGGGCTCGGGCCGACAGCTTCACCCTGGTGGCCAACGCCTCCGACAGCGGCCGGCAGAGCCAGCCCCGCACCATCTTCGTGGCCATCGCGCCCCGGCGCACGGCGGGGCCCCGGCTGCGCATCAACGCCGGGCTGCAG cTGCGGAAGGGTGCCACGGCCACCATCGGCCCCCAAACCCTGCGTGCCGAGGACGAGGACAGCCCGGCGGCGGAGGTCACCTTCTCCATCCAGCCCCCAGTCAATGGCAAGGTGGTGCTGAGGCCGGCGCCCGGCGTGGAGGTGCGGCGCTTCACCCAGGCGCAGATCGACAGCGGCCTCGTCCTCTTTGTGCATCAAG GGCCCCTGGATGGAGGCTTTGCCTTCGACCTGTGGGACGGCGAGAACCTGTCCCCTGGGCACTTCTTCCTCGTCAGGGCGCAGGGCGAGGAGCTCAGCCTGGCCAAGAAGCAGAGCCTCACCCTCTGCCCAG GTGCTCTGCAACCCCTCACGAGCGAGAACCTGCAGGCGgtgagcagcagccccaccagccccacggcccTCTACTACAGCATCGAGCAAGCCCCGCGCCTTGGCCGGCTGCGCACCGCCCGCGGGGGCGAAGTCAGGAACTTTACCCAAGCCCAG GTGGACGGCGGGATGATCTTCTACCAGCACGAGATGCCACAGGAGCCCTTCTGGCTCGCCCAGGACGCCATCCGCTTCCGCGTGGTGACTCCGACCTCCATCTCCGACTCCTTCATCCTGCTCGTGCTGATATCATTCGAGGCAAATTGCCCCCAGCGCTCGACTCAGTTATGGAGAAatgcag GCCTCCGGCTCGCCAGGGCTGAGCGGGCAGAGATCGGCACCTCGCTGCTGGACGCGTCCAACCTCCTGAGCCAAGTCTCAGTCCCCGAGAGGGCCGCGCACGATGTCGTCTTCCTGGTGACGGGGCTGCCTCTCCGCGGGCAGCTCTCGGTGGCCGgcgtggtgctggggcagccGCAGCCCTTCTTCCTGCAGTCGGACCTGGCCGCCGGGCGCCTGGCCTACACCCACGGCGGGGACGCTGCCTCTGAAGACCGCTTCCAGTTCCAGGCTTGGCTCCGGCCCCGGGCGCAGCAGTCCCTCCGTCCTCCCCGCCACGGGGTGCTCATCTCCGAAGCTTTCAACATCACGGTGAGCGGCGGCAGCGGGAAGCCACCGCGGGTGGTGAAGCAGCGCCGAGCACTGCAGGTCCTGCACGGCTCCACCGTGACCTTGTCCCGGGAGTACCTGGACGTGGCCGAGCTGGAGGGCTCCCCAGAGGACGTGGTCTACACCCTGCTCCAGAGACCCCTCGCTGGCCACCTGGCCAACGCACACAACCCTCAGGTGGCCGTCGAGCGCTTCACCCAAGCAGACATCAACGCCGGCCACGTGGTGTTCgtcaccaccaccagcagcagtgtCCCCGAGTCCTTAGCCCTGAGCCTGTCCGACGGCCACCACCCGGCCACCCTGACCTCGCTGGAAGTCGTGGTGCTGCCCGCAGCGAGCCCGGTGCCGCTGGAGGTGCCCCAGGAGGTGAACAGGGCCACCCTGACCCCCCGGCACCTCCCGGGGGAGGGCGATGCCCTGTACAGGATCACCAGGGACCCGAGGTTTGGCCAGGTGCTGGTCAACCAAAAGCCGGCGCGGGGCTTCTCGCAGGCGCAGCTGGACCACGGGGAGGTGACTTTTACCTTCACCCAGCTCACCTCTCCCCAGGACAGCTTCCAGTTCCTTGCCACATCGCGGGGAGTGAACAGGAGCGGGGAAGTGAACGTCACCGTCCGCGCCCTGGTGACGGCTCGGCCGGGGAGCGTGTGGCCACGGGGCACCACGGCCCTCCTGGACACCCGCATCCTCGACGCGAGCGAGCTGGCCAACCGCACCAGGAGCGTGCCGGTCTTCAGGATCCGCAGGTCGCCCCACAGCAGCCGGCTCGTGAGGGTCTCGGGGGACCCAGGGCAGCCCCCAAGCCCGATCGAGACCTTCAGCcagagggagctggagcaggggctggtggggctggaggtgctggacGCCGGGGACACCCGCCAGCACCCGCAGAGTGACAGCTTCCTCTTCGAGGTGGCGGCTGCCGGCGTGCCACCAGCGCTGGCAGCCCTGGAGTACATCACCGAGCCCTACAATGCCTCGAAAGCCTACGGTGTCACCCTACTTGTGGCCCCGCCAGCGCCATCATCCCCGGTGCCGTGGCCCCAGGGCACGGCGCGGAGCGGCCCCAACGCCAGCGAGGTGGGCATGGTGCCCCCCAGCGCCTGGCCGGGCCCCGGGGCcaccgccagccccagccccgtggaGGGGGGCACCTTCCTCAGCTTCATCGAGGCCAACATGTTCAGCATCATCATCCCCATCTGCCtcatcctcctgctgctggccctcatCCTGCCGCTGCTCTTCTACCTGCACAAGCGCAACAAGACGGGCAAGCACCACGTGCAGGGCACCCCGTCCTCCAAGGCGAAGAACGGGGCCGTGCCGGAGCAGGAGACCTTCCGGAGGACGGACCCCAACCAAGGCATCCCCCTAACGACTGTCAACTCCCTGGAGGGCAAGGGCGCGGGTCCCCCGCCCCAGGGCACGGGTCCTGGGGTGCCACCAGACCCCGAGCTCCTCCAGTACTGCCGGACATCCAACCCCGCCTTGAAAAACAACCAGTACTGGGTGTGA